The Mesobacillus jeotgali genome window below encodes:
- a CDS encoding alpha/beta-type small acid-soluble spore protein encodes MASSNNSNQLLVPGVQQALDQMKYEIATEFGVQLGGETTSRANGSVGGEITKRLVQMAEQQLGGSAR; translated from the coding sequence ATGGCTAGCAGTAACAACTCTAATCAATTATTAGTTCCTGGTGTTCAACAAGCTCTTGATCAAATGAAGTACGAAATCGCTACAGAATTTGGAGTACAACTTGGTGGAGAAACTACTTCTCGTGCTAACGGTTCAGTTGGTGGAGAAATCACTAAGCGCCTAGTTCAAATGGCTGAGCAACAACTTGGCGGTTCTGCACGCTAA
- a CDS encoding YheC/YheD family protein: MILRYNAESKAWTHEAKAGIPISFGFNHINIPAASSGTLPENSQQFLLKNRRGNIGPLIGVMTSMGKNMSLSGNGSLFQALQAEILKRNGLIVVFPPETIVKEGLTGVAFLPAEQKWIPVKTPLPHLVYNRVPFRKAEQQPAFKDAAGYLSALGIPFFNPGFINKNELYSLFSRHPQLRKLMPESIEVKSMIKLASFLEKHEGIYLKPASASKGIGIFRLRQKEGMIEFESHSHRHLYPGMKEFWKIKSRQLLKYEYIAQKEVMPTAIDGKRFDFRVHAHDGPDGYEVTGIGIRQSQKQDLTTHLPNGGIMLPYVQVKNDRHDQFFDWAVKEIGQLLTEELGYFGEFSLDAGVTQKGNYVIYEVNSKPMSFDEPLIEEKRITALVDLFFRKTGF; this comes from the coding sequence ATGATCCTCCGCTATAATGCTGAATCGAAGGCGTGGACTCATGAAGCCAAAGCTGGCATACCAATCAGCTTTGGCTTTAATCATATCAACATCCCTGCTGCTTCATCTGGGACACTTCCTGAAAATAGCCAGCAGTTCTTATTGAAAAACAGGCGGGGAAATATTGGGCCGCTGATTGGGGTAATGACCTCAATGGGCAAAAATATGTCCTTATCTGGCAATGGTTCATTGTTCCAGGCGCTTCAAGCCGAGATACTGAAAAGGAATGGACTGATTGTCGTCTTTCCACCTGAAACCATCGTTAAGGAGGGACTTACAGGAGTTGCATTTTTACCTGCTGAACAAAAATGGATTCCAGTAAAAACGCCACTTCCCCATCTTGTTTATAATCGCGTACCCTTTCGGAAAGCTGAGCAGCAACCTGCTTTCAAGGATGCCGCAGGATATCTGTCAGCACTTGGGATTCCATTTTTCAACCCTGGCTTTATTAATAAAAATGAACTTTACTCCCTATTTTCGAGACATCCACAATTAAGAAAGCTGATGCCTGAAAGCATTGAAGTGAAATCGATGATCAAGCTGGCTTCATTCCTAGAAAAGCATGAGGGCATCTATTTGAAGCCTGCTTCGGCTTCCAAGGGCATCGGGATTTTTCGCCTGCGGCAAAAGGAAGGAATGATTGAGTTCGAGAGCCACTCCCACCGGCATTTGTATCCTGGCATGAAGGAATTTTGGAAAATCAAGTCCAGGCAGCTGTTAAAATACGAGTACATTGCCCAGAAAGAAGTCATGCCTACTGCCATCGACGGGAAACGATTTGATTTCCGTGTCCATGCCCATGATGGACCGGATGGGTATGAAGTGACAGGAATCGGCATCCGTCAATCCCAGAAGCAGGATTTGACCACCCACTTGCCGAATGGAGGCATCATGCTCCCTTATGTACAGGTAAAGAATGACAGGCATGATCAATTCTTCGATTGGGCGGTAAAAGAAATCGGACAGCTGCTTACTGAAGAGTTAGGTTACTTCGGAGAATTCTCCCTTGATGCCGGGGTCACCCAAAAAGGCAATTATGTCATTTATGAAGTCAATTCAAAACCTATGAGCTTTGACGAGCCACTGATTGAGGAAAAGAGGATAACTGCTCTAGTGGATCTATTTTTCAGGAAAACAGGGTTCTAA
- a CDS encoding sn-glycerol-3-phosphate ABC transporter ATP-binding protein UgpC, whose protein sequence is MAELKLDHIYKIYDNKVTAVEDFNLHIQDKEFIVFVGPSGCGKSTTLRMIAGLEEISKGDFYIDGKRVNDVPPKDRDIAMVFQNYALYPHMTVYDNMAFGLKLRKFAKDEIDRRVKEAAKILGLEPYLDRKPKALSGGQRQRVALGRAIVRDAKVFLMDEPLSNLDAKLRVQMRAEIAKLHRRLDTTTIYVTHDQTEAMTMATRLVVMKDGIIQQVGAPKEVYENPENVFVGGFIGSPSMNFFSGKLEEGKFTINNSSIAIPEGKMKVLRAQGYVGKEIILGVRPEDLHDEPVFIDASQGATIKANVEVSELTGAETMIYSQFEGQDFVARVDSRTDVAPGQVIELAFDMNKVHFFDAETEVRIRP, encoded by the coding sequence ATGGCCGAGTTAAAATTAGATCACATTTATAAAATTTATGATAACAAAGTAACTGCAGTTGAAGATTTCAACCTTCACATCCAGGACAAAGAATTCATCGTATTCGTTGGCCCATCAGGCTGCGGTAAATCTACGACTCTTCGTATGATCGCTGGTCTTGAGGAAATCTCAAAAGGCGATTTCTATATTGATGGAAAGCGCGTGAATGACGTTCCTCCTAAGGATCGTGACATCGCAATGGTATTCCAGAACTACGCACTTTATCCGCATATGACAGTTTACGATAACATGGCATTCGGATTGAAGCTTCGCAAGTTCGCAAAGGACGAAATTGACCGCCGCGTTAAAGAAGCAGCAAAAATCCTTGGTCTTGAGCCTTACTTGGATCGTAAGCCAAAAGCACTTTCCGGCGGACAGCGCCAGCGTGTTGCTTTGGGACGTGCAATCGTCCGTGATGCAAAAGTATTCTTGATGGACGAACCTTTATCAAACCTTGATGCAAAGCTTCGTGTACAGATGCGTGCTGAAATCGCAAAGCTTCACCGCCGCCTGGATACGACAACTATTTATGTAACACATGACCAGACTGAAGCAATGACAATGGCAACACGCCTTGTCGTCATGAAGGATGGAATCATCCAGCAGGTTGGAGCTCCTAAAGAAGTTTACGAAAACCCTGAAAACGTCTTCGTTGGCGGTTTCATCGGATCTCCTTCAATGAACTTCTTCTCTGGAAAGCTTGAAGAAGGCAAATTCACAATCAATAATTCTTCAATCGCGATTCCGGAAGGAAAGATGAAAGTCCTTCGTGCTCAAGGTTATGTAGGCAAGGAAATCATCCTGGGCGTAAGACCAGAAGATCTTCACGACGAGCCAGTATTCATCGATGCTTCTCAAGGAGCTACAATTAAGGCAAATGTTGAAGTTTCTGAATTAACTGGTGCAGAAACTATGATCTACTCTCAATTCGAGGGCCAGGACTTCGTTGCACGTGTAGATTCACGCACAGATGTAGCACCAGGGCAAGTAATTGAATTGGCTTTCGATATGAATAAAGTCCACTTCTTTGATGCAGAAACTGAAGTGAGAATCCGTCCTTAA
- a CDS encoding YheC/YheD family protein — protein sequence MISFGMMSLSMKSEISYFTEIARRANADRFTCYRFSPAKIHPITEMVTGEVFDQKKDCWVKAEFPLPSIIYDRCFYTNDPASKQSLAIVKWLKNKTDITFLGNGLPNKWDIYQVLSTSPLSPYIPKTILAGSGKVVIAQLDEMGQAILKPIFGSGGAGIYKIKKTGREFEISADIGDRLTTKTFHSTSETENWLDNLFRKKEYMVQPCLSLSDPQDCPFDIRVLLQKDAEENWIARGKGIRRGIKDGILSNLRAGGEILPFEEYVNTLDIRTRRFILLELEEILSKLPGILEASFPRLFELGVDIGVSRDHALWVLDTNSKPGRKVITSTNPDLKEVLYKAPIEYASVLSKILPEREEQHL from the coding sequence ATGATTTCATTTGGAATGATGTCACTTTCCATGAAAAGTGAAATAAGCTATTTTACCGAAATTGCCAGGCGGGCGAATGCAGACAGATTCACCTGTTATAGGTTTTCGCCAGCTAAAATCCATCCAATCACTGAGATGGTTACAGGCGAGGTGTTCGACCAGAAGAAAGATTGCTGGGTAAAAGCTGAATTTCCGCTCCCAAGCATCATTTATGACCGGTGTTTTTATACAAATGATCCTGCATCGAAACAGTCCTTGGCGATTGTGAAATGGCTCAAGAACAAAACGGATATTACCTTCCTTGGGAACGGTTTGCCAAATAAATGGGACATATACCAGGTTCTATCGACATCTCCCCTCTCACCATATATTCCGAAAACGATTCTTGCCGGCAGCGGCAAAGTTGTTATTGCCCAACTGGATGAGATGGGCCAGGCAATATTGAAACCGATTTTCGGATCTGGCGGGGCCGGGATTTACAAAATTAAAAAAACAGGCAGAGAATTTGAAATCTCAGCCGACATTGGCGACAGGCTGACCACTAAAACCTTCCATTCAACTAGTGAGACAGAGAATTGGCTTGATAATCTATTCAGAAAAAAAGAGTATATGGTGCAGCCATGCCTCAGTCTGTCAGATCCGCAAGATTGTCCTTTTGACATAAGAGTGCTGCTGCAAAAGGATGCTGAGGAAAATTGGATCGCGCGCGGCAAGGGCATCCGACGTGGAATCAAGGATGGAATCCTATCGAACTTACGTGCCGGCGGAGAAATACTGCCATTTGAAGAGTACGTGAACACCCTTGATATCCGTACCAGAAGATTCATATTACTTGAATTAGAGGAAATTCTTTCGAAGCTGCCAGGCATCCTTGAAGCTTCATTTCCCCGTCTTTTCGAGCTGGGAGTAGATATTGGTGTTTCAAGGGATCATGCCCTCTGGGTGCTTGATACAAATTCAAAACCCGGCAGAAAGGTCATCACTTCCACTAATCCCGATTTGAAAGAAGTGCTATATAAAGCACCGATCGAATATGCCAGCGTGCTTTCGAAAATTCTGCCAGAAAGAGAGGAACAGCATTTATGA
- a CDS encoding helix-turn-helix domain-containing protein: MINKILSYFADSVTYENFPDAPSPDYHWLKNSDNKPLWIGIPKNKISDSQLDLLKNLFHFVENEDYTQLRGAALSWNKFLFQEGAIPSTDSDEVRFIQFHLQANEVDYAEIHEALNGFFPEHIIIWLTDSYGIIIEEKKEVSENAEELFSIASTLESDFYIKISFYIGKFQKVSAHLPHFFSRERLVFDELNRHSTRDVVYTFEKAFPMLLATNLPEHLKEIMEASILGAFGEDQELMTTIKVFLENNSNASLSAKKLYVHRNTLQYRLDKFMEKTGVNLKDLDAAVVVYLASLYEEIR, from the coding sequence ATGATTAATAAAATATTATCTTATTTCGCTGATTCTGTCACCTATGAAAATTTCCCTGACGCTCCATCACCAGATTATCATTGGTTAAAAAATAGTGATAACAAGCCTTTATGGATTGGCATCCCCAAAAACAAAATTTCCGATAGCCAACTGGATTTGCTGAAGAACCTGTTTCATTTTGTCGAAAATGAAGATTATACCCAGTTAAGAGGAGCCGCGCTTTCCTGGAACAAATTTCTGTTCCAAGAAGGTGCAATTCCGTCCACGGACAGCGATGAAGTCCGTTTCATACAGTTCCATCTGCAGGCAAACGAGGTGGACTATGCGGAAATCCATGAAGCTTTGAATGGATTTTTCCCTGAACACATCATCATCTGGCTTACGGATTCTTACGGCATCATTATAGAAGAAAAAAAGGAAGTATCAGAAAATGCAGAAGAACTTTTTTCCATTGCCTCTACTTTGGAGAGTGATTTTTATATCAAAATCTCCTTCTATATTGGCAAATTCCAGAAAGTTTCTGCCCACCTCCCTCACTTTTTCAGCCGGGAAAGGCTGGTTTTCGACGAACTCAACCGCCATTCGACCCGGGACGTTGTCTATACATTTGAAAAAGCTTTTCCAATGCTATTGGCGACAAACTTGCCTGAACACCTTAAGGAAATCATGGAGGCTTCCATACTTGGTGCATTTGGTGAGGACCAAGAGTTGATGACAACAATCAAAGTATTTCTGGAAAACAATTCAAACGCATCGCTTTCGGCAAAAAAACTCTATGTTCACCGAAATACTCTTCAATACAGATTGGACAAGTTCATGGAAAAGACAGGAGTTAACCTAAAAGATCTTGACGCAGCTGTTGTCGTCTACCTGGCAAGTCTTTATGAGGAAATTCGTTGA
- a CDS encoding ABC transporter ATP-binding protein encodes MSTGKRLFKYALNYKKIILIALAMLTVAVVADLAGPFIAKRMIDNHILGIESVWHKTQAGKGAVEYNGSFYSKESEAANADSARIFQVGRNFVFVDAEVEFDGSRSYEDGVLTISKGSQAAQYEAELLSGDDLMSFYKPEIPNIIKLLSFYFGLLVVASIFQYGQRYYLQKSANRIIQKLREDVFRQIQRLPIQYFDNLPAGKVVARITNDTEAIRELYVTVLSTFFTSFIYITGIYIALFILNAKLAAICLLLLPILFLWAKLYRKYASKYNHVIRSRVSDINGMINESIQGMSIIQAFSREKETQQEFETLNKEHFTYQNKLLSLNSSTSHNLVGVLRNIVFVAFIWYFGGEALQPSSAISLGMLYAFVDYINRLFNPVQGIVNQLANLEQALVAGERVFHLMDEEGIDVSQKEIPRYKGNVLFDHVSFGYKEGEYVLKDLCFEAKQGETVALVGHTGSGKSSIMNLLFRFYDPQEGKILIDGMDIAEMPRQTLRSHMGIVLQDPFLFTGTIASNVSLDHPGITRETVEKALASVGADRVLKNLEKGYDEPVIEKGSTLSSGQRQLISFARALAFNPAILILDEATSSIDTETEAIIQEAMDVLKEGRTTFIIAHRLSTIRNADQILVMDRGRIVEKGNHDELMELKGKYFQMYQLQLGNNVKAG; translated from the coding sequence ATGAGTACAGGAAAAAGACTGTTCAAATACGCGTTAAATTACAAGAAAATAATCTTGATAGCCCTTGCGATGCTAACGGTCGCTGTTGTCGCTGACCTTGCAGGGCCGTTCATCGCCAAGCGGATGATTGATAATCACATTTTAGGAATCGAATCGGTTTGGCATAAAACACAAGCTGGAAAAGGTGCCGTTGAGTACAATGGCAGTTTTTACTCGAAAGAAAGCGAAGCAGCCAATGCAGATTCCGCACGGATTTTTCAGGTCGGCAGGAATTTTGTCTTTGTGGATGCTGAAGTCGAATTCGATGGAAGCAGGAGCTACGAGGATGGGGTGCTAACCATCAGCAAAGGATCACAAGCGGCGCAATATGAAGCTGAACTATTGTCTGGCGATGACTTGATGAGTTTTTACAAGCCGGAAATCCCGAATATTATTAAACTCTTGTCGTTTTATTTCGGCTTGCTCGTCGTTGCATCAATCTTCCAATATGGCCAGAGATATTATCTGCAAAAGTCAGCCAACAGGATCATCCAGAAGCTGAGGGAGGATGTCTTCAGGCAAATCCAGCGGCTGCCGATCCAGTATTTTGACAATCTGCCGGCAGGGAAGGTCGTTGCCCGGATCACGAATGATACAGAGGCGATCCGTGAATTATATGTCACCGTCCTTTCAACATTCTTTACAAGCTTCATCTATATAACCGGTATCTACATTGCCTTGTTCATCCTGAATGCGAAGCTTGCAGCGATCTGTTTGCTGCTCTTGCCAATCCTGTTTTTATGGGCAAAGCTATACCGTAAATACGCCTCAAAATATAATCATGTCATTCGCTCGCGGGTGAGTGACATTAACGGGATGATCAATGAGTCCATTCAGGGAATGAGCATCATCCAGGCCTTTAGCCGTGAAAAAGAAACACAGCAGGAATTCGAGACGCTGAACAAGGAGCATTTTACTTATCAAAATAAATTGCTAAGTTTGAACTCCTCCACCTCACATAATCTTGTAGGTGTATTAAGAAATATCGTCTTTGTGGCGTTCATCTGGTATTTTGGCGGTGAGGCCTTGCAGCCGTCATCTGCCATTTCACTCGGTATGCTTTATGCTTTCGTAGATTATATCAACCGTTTGTTCAATCCTGTCCAAGGGATCGTCAATCAACTGGCTAACCTGGAACAGGCACTGGTCGCCGGAGAGCGGGTATTCCATTTAATGGATGAGGAAGGAATCGATGTAAGTCAAAAGGAGATTCCCCGCTACAAAGGAAATGTCTTATTCGATCATGTGTCTTTCGGTTATAAAGAAGGCGAATATGTGCTGAAAGATCTTTGTTTTGAAGCGAAGCAGGGAGAAACGGTAGCACTCGTTGGCCATACTGGATCTGGCAAAAGCTCGATCATGAACCTGCTGTTCAGGTTCTATGACCCACAGGAGGGGAAGATCCTGATTGACGGCATGGATATAGCTGAAATGCCAAGGCAGACATTGCGAAGTCATATGGGAATTGTCCTCCAGGATCCTTTCCTGTTCACTGGGACTATAGCCTCTAACGTCAGTCTTGATCATCCTGGCATCACCAGGGAAACTGTTGAGAAAGCGCTGGCAAGCGTCGGAGCAGATCGTGTGCTGAAAAATCTTGAAAAAGGGTACGATGAGCCAGTGATTGAAAAAGGCAGTACGCTATCAAGCGGGCAGAGGCAGTTGATTTCTTTTGCCAGAGCATTGGCCTTCAATCCCGCCATCCTGATTCTGGATGAAGCGACATCGAGCATTGATACAGAAACCGAAGCGATCATCCAGGAAGCCATGGATGTCCTTAAAGAAGGCAGGACGACCTTCATCATCGCCCACAGGCTGTCGACCATACGCAATGCCGATCAGATACTTGTGATGGATCGCGGACGGATCGTGGAAAAAGGAAACCATGACGAGTTGATGGAGCTAAAAGGGAAATACTTTCAAATGTATCAGCTGCAGCTTGGCAACAACGTTAAGGCAGGTTAA
- a CDS encoding YheE family protein encodes MITHFQFKSLFENKDMPGWHFSFYYKKQKYTGIYHQNGDIQWTSEKPSDEDVDQLKEQIHELMLFHVYDK; translated from the coding sequence TTGATTACTCATTTCCAATTCAAATCATTATTTGAAAATAAAGATATGCCTGGCTGGCATTTTTCATTTTATTACAAGAAGCAGAAGTATACAGGCATCTATCATCAAAATGGAGATATTCAGTGGACTTCCGAAAAGCCATCAGACGAGGATGTAGATCAGTTAAAAGAGCAAATTCACGAGCTTATGCTCTTCCATGTATATGATAAGTGA
- a CDS encoding metal-sensitive transcriptional regulator, protein MEYTTEMKNRLKRLEGQVRGVIRMMEEENHCKDVVTQLSAVRSAVDRAIGFIVAKNLESCITEAAQEGKDADEAIKEAVNMIVKSR, encoded by the coding sequence ATGGAATACACAACAGAAATGAAAAATCGCCTAAAGCGATTGGAAGGCCAAGTACGCGGAGTCATCCGTATGATGGAAGAAGAAAATCACTGCAAGGACGTTGTCACACAATTATCAGCTGTCCGATCCGCAGTTGACCGCGCAATTGGTTTCATCGTTGCCAAGAACCTTGAATCTTGCATTACTGAAGCAGCTCAGGAAGGCAAAGATGCCGACGAAGCGATAAAAGAAGCAGTGAATATGATTGTAAAAAGCAGATAA
- a CDS encoding YheC/YheD family protein, translating to MRKKYPIEVISHSKQLVFVPADLVLTKEINKVAFGNKVVDVTCAPHPKGKNVVVLSNDVQTELSMPDLSVSLHLFIDQNTLFIGPLIGILTSGFTPFPLRPIGERSMFFAKLLSVNKTVGALPFVFGEEHIDWKQGLIEGYFFVDGGWMKIKVPFPNVVYDRLPNRRTERKSELRSLKSRMQADYLIPWYNPGFFSKLDVFERLQQDDRASEYLPETHQFSSFSVIERMLSNYGNVYVKPANGSLGLGIHQILFDKYSGYYYCRYRDQEGINKLTKFESLERLMKKIFHKRNLSQMIVQQGISLLRSEKRLIDFRVHTNKDEYGVWQVAAIAAKIAGQGSVTTHVNNGGIVKSLDELFEDRTERELYEKKLSEAALILSSILEKNMEGIIGELGFDFGIDKTGKVWLFEANSKPGRSIFKHPKLKNFDLLTRKLSLSFGIFLAEKAITAPEDIFK from the coding sequence ATGAGAAAGAAATATCCGATAGAAGTTATCTCCCACTCCAAACAACTAGTCTTTGTTCCGGCTGATCTAGTCCTTACAAAAGAAATCAATAAAGTCGCTTTTGGCAACAAGGTAGTGGATGTAACATGCGCACCTCATCCTAAAGGAAAAAACGTGGTTGTCCTGAGCAATGATGTGCAGACGGAGCTCTCGATGCCTGATTTATCGGTCTCATTGCACCTATTTATCGACCAGAATACATTGTTTATCGGACCCCTGATCGGGATCCTGACGTCTGGCTTCACCCCTTTTCCATTAAGGCCGATTGGCGAGAGGTCGATGTTCTTTGCCAAGCTGCTTTCGGTCAATAAAACGGTCGGCGCACTGCCCTTCGTCTTTGGCGAGGAACATATCGACTGGAAACAAGGGTTGATTGAAGGTTATTTCTTTGTCGATGGAGGATGGATGAAAATAAAGGTTCCCTTCCCGAATGTCGTCTATGACCGGCTTCCAAACAGGCGCACCGAAAGAAAGTCAGAACTCCGCAGCCTGAAATCCAGGATGCAGGCCGATTACTTGATTCCATGGTATAATCCAGGCTTTTTCAGCAAACTGGATGTCTTCGAACGGCTGCAGCAGGATGATCGAGCATCAGAGTACTTGCCTGAAACGCATCAATTTTCTTCTTTTTCAGTGATAGAAAGGATGCTTTCAAATTACGGAAATGTCTATGTAAAACCTGCTAATGGAAGTCTTGGACTTGGAATCCACCAAATCCTATTCGATAAGTATAGTGGCTATTATTATTGCCGTTATCGTGATCAGGAGGGCATCAATAAGTTAACGAAGTTTGAAAGCCTGGAAAGGTTGATGAAGAAAATTTTCCACAAACGGAATCTTTCCCAGATGATTGTCCAGCAGGGAATCAGCCTGCTGCGATCTGAAAAAAGGCTCATTGATTTCAGGGTCCACACAAATAAGGATGAATACGGGGTTTGGCAGGTAGCCGCGATAGCCGCAAAAATTGCCGGCCAGGGCAGCGTCACCACCCATGTGAACAACGGCGGCATTGTAAAATCACTTGATGAGTTATTTGAAGACCGGACCGAGCGAGAACTCTATGAGAAAAAACTCTCTGAAGCCGCACTGATTTTAAGTTCCATTTTAGAAAAGAATATGGAAGGAATCATCGGCGAGCTTGGTTTTGACTTTGGAATCGATAAAACAGGAAAAGTATGGCTCTTTGAGGCCAATTCAAAACCGGGAAGGTCGATTTTCAAGCATCCAAAGCTAAAGAATTTCGATTTATTGACCCGGAAACTGTCTTTATCCTTCGGCATATTTTTAGCGGAAAAGGCTATAACGGCACCTGAGGATATTTTCAAATGA
- the fumC gene encoding class II fumarate hydratase, with the protein MSEYRVERDTIGEIKVPADKYWGAQTQRSKQNFKIGTEKMPIEVIYAFAEVKKAAANVNAASGKLSEAKAKAIEKACDEILSGEFDTHFPLVVWQTGSGTQSNMNVNEVAARRATELLADQGSDEKVHPNDDVNMSQSSNDTFPTAMHIAAVKKVTGEVLPALELFKETLKKKEQEFNDILKIGRTHLQDATPLTLGQEISGWKNMLEKNEQMIKDGLKYVRDLAIGGTAVGTGINAAKDFGDQVAKQLTAQTGETFHSAPNKFHALTSHDEIVFLHGAFKGLAADLMKIANDVRWLASGPRSGIGELSIPANEPGSSIMPGKVNPTQSEALTMVATQVFGNDATIGFAASQGNFELNVFKPVIIYNFLQSARLLADGMRSFNDNCAEGIEANLDVIAGHVERSLMLVTALNPHIGYEKAAEIAKLAFEENSTLKEAAIKTGYLTSEQYDEWVKPEKMI; encoded by the coding sequence TTGTCAGAATATCGGGTTGAAAGAGATACGATAGGTGAAATCAAAGTGCCAGCAGATAAATACTGGGGTGCGCAAACACAGCGGAGCAAGCAGAATTTTAAAATTGGTACTGAAAAAATGCCGATTGAGGTGATTTATGCATTTGCAGAAGTCAAGAAAGCTGCAGCCAATGTGAATGCTGCTTCCGGAAAGCTGTCAGAAGCAAAAGCGAAGGCAATCGAGAAAGCCTGCGATGAAATCCTTTCAGGGGAATTCGATACACATTTTCCGTTAGTCGTATGGCAGACAGGAAGCGGTACTCAATCCAATATGAACGTGAACGAAGTGGCCGCAAGAAGGGCAACTGAACTGCTGGCAGATCAAGGTTCAGATGAAAAAGTCCATCCGAACGATGATGTGAACATGTCACAGAGCTCGAACGATACATTCCCGACAGCGATGCATATTGCCGCTGTAAAAAAAGTAACCGGGGAAGTATTGCCTGCACTGGAGCTGTTTAAAGAGACATTGAAGAAAAAGGAGCAAGAATTCAATGACATCCTTAAAATCGGCAGGACACATCTCCAGGATGCGACTCCATTAACCTTGGGACAGGAAATCAGCGGCTGGAAAAACATGCTTGAGAAAAATGAACAGATGATTAAGGATGGACTGAAATACGTACGGGACCTGGCGATCGGCGGAACTGCTGTAGGTACAGGAATTAATGCCGCGAAAGATTTTGGGGACCAGGTAGCGAAGCAGCTTACCGCACAAACAGGCGAGACATTCCATTCTGCTCCAAATAAGTTCCATGCGCTGACTTCACATGATGAAATCGTGTTCCTTCATGGAGCGTTCAAAGGACTTGCAGCTGACTTGATGAAAATAGCCAATGATGTACGCTGGCTCGCAAGCGGTCCAAGAAGCGGGATTGGGGAACTCTCCATACCGGCAAATGAACCAGGAAGCTCAATCATGCCCGGCAAGGTCAATCCAACGCAAAGTGAGGCACTGACAATGGTGGCAACCCAAGTGTTCGGAAATGACGCTACAATCGGATTTGCGGCAAGTCAGGGGAATTTTGAACTGAATGTTTTTAAACCGGTGATCATTTATAACTTCCTGCAGAGCGCAAGGCTATTGGCAGATGGAATGAGATCTTTCAACGATAACTGCGCAGAAGGTATTGAAGCCAACCTTGACGTGATCGCCGGCCATGTTGAGCGATCTTTAATGCTGGTAACAGCCCTGAATCCACACATTGGATATGAAAAAGCAGCAGAAATTGCCAAGCTCGCTTTCGAAGAAAACAGTACCTTGAAAGAAGCAGCAATCAAAACAGGCTATTTAACATCAGAGCAGTATGACGAATGGGTGAAGCCAGAAAAGATGATCTAA